Proteins co-encoded in one Corynebacterium tuberculostearicum genomic window:
- the recF gene encoding DNA replication/repair protein RecF (All proteins in this family for which functions are known are DNA-binding proteins that assist the filamentation of RecA onto DNA for the initiation of recombination or recombinational repair.): MYVRDLDVRDFRSWPELNVQLGPGITLFVGCNGFGKTNVVEAIGYTAHLSSHRVSHDAPLVRQGADSARVSITAVNQGRELTTHLLIKPHAANQAQINRTRLRSPRDLLGVVKTVLFSPEDLALVRGEPAGRRAYLDSIIASRTPRLAGVKADYDKVLKQRNALLKSASGNLRRGYSDSDGAAALATLDTWDAQLARLGAQVIAARLSLVDALLDHIPAAYSGLAPESRPAHVEYKSTIDTSDREVLEAVLLTELASARQREIERGISLVGPHRDDLVLNLGDQPAKGFASHGETWSYAIALRLAEFNLLRQEGGSDPVLILDDVFAELDAKRRKQLVHLAAEAEQVLITAAVDEDLPGNLEPIVRYRVSVEDTDSGRISKLSAEDSAENPAQDAAEEGEGNE, from the coding sequence ATGTACGTCAGGGATCTCGATGTTCGGGATTTTCGCTCGTGGCCCGAACTTAATGTGCAGCTAGGGCCGGGAATCACCCTTTTTGTTGGGTGCAATGGCTTTGGAAAGACCAATGTCGTTGAGGCCATTGGCTATACCGCGCATCTTTCTTCCCACCGCGTTTCCCATGATGCGCCGCTGGTGCGCCAGGGAGCGGACAGTGCGCGGGTGTCTATAACCGCGGTGAACCAGGGCCGCGAGCTCACCACCCATTTGCTTATCAAGCCCCACGCGGCTAACCAGGCGCAGATTAATCGCACCCGCCTGCGCAGCCCCCGTGATCTGCTGGGAGTGGTGAAGACTGTGCTCTTTTCCCCGGAGGATTTGGCATTGGTGCGCGGGGAACCGGCTGGGCGCCGCGCTTATCTCGATAGCATCATTGCCTCGCGGACTCCCCGGTTGGCGGGCGTAAAGGCCGACTATGACAAGGTGCTCAAGCAGCGCAATGCTTTGTTGAAATCGGCCTCCGGTAACCTGCGCCGGGGCTATTCCGATAGCGACGGCGCCGCTGCGCTGGCCACCTTGGATACTTGGGATGCGCAGCTTGCCCGCCTCGGCGCACAAGTAATCGCCGCGCGCCTTTCGCTTGTCGACGCCCTCTTGGATCACATCCCCGCCGCCTATTCCGGCCTGGCACCAGAATCCCGGCCGGCGCACGTGGAGTATAAGTCCACGATCGATACCTCCGATCGCGAGGTACTCGAAGCGGTTCTGCTCACCGAGCTGGCCAGCGCCCGGCAACGCGAGATAGAACGTGGCATTTCTTTGGTGGGTCCGCATCGCGATGATCTGGTTCTCAACTTGGGAGATCAACCGGCCAAGGGCTTTGCCAGCCACGGCGAGACGTGGTCCTATGCCATTGCACTGCGCCTAGCCGAGTTTAATCTCCTGCGGCAAGAAGGAGGATCAGATCCGGTACTGATTTTGGATGATGTCTTTGCCGAGCTCGATGCGAAGCGCCGCAAGCAGCTTGTCCACCTAGCAGCTGAGGCCGAGCAGGTGCTCATTACCGCAGCTGTGGATGAGGATCTGCCGGGAAACTTAGAACCCATCGTGCGCTACCGAGTAAGCGTGGAAGATACGGATTCAGGCCGCATCTCTAAGCTCAGCGCCGAGGATTCTGCCGAAAATCCTGCTCAGGATGCTGCTGAGGAGGGTGAGGGGAATGAGTGA
- a CDS encoding MFS transporter: MEVTTSEANQTEYPAGQDPARWRVLIVLLTALFMSLLSVSIVNVALPSIQSGLGASNSDVQWVLSGYALTFGVILVAAGRAGDLVGRGGIFLAGIAIYSISAAVAGFAPNAESLNAARFIQGVGAGLLNPQGVGMIQQYFRGAERARAFGYFGSTVGIAVAIGPVLGGLLIRLGGPDLGWRLTMLVNFPVGLVAIVLGLTWFPRPLFSRVRDEAGNKLGVFKTLATLDPIGALILGTAVWAILFPFMESSGSPAVWWLLLLGAVLLVAWVQWERHHKSTGHPPMVDLNIFSTPSFRNGTIIATLWFMGITSIWVLVALYFQSGLGHSALAAGSVGIPAALLSSISATLAGRSVSVYGRKVVVLGMLVTIFGLVATIALIWATEQWGASEWWMVLSLSFVGGGQGSVISPNQTLTLAHVPQAYAGSSGAVLQTGQRIGTAVGLAVITAIVFATLHGTSADWPLSIIAGFGVILAMCLASLGFAIADQRSSQA; this comes from the coding sequence GTGGAAGTGACTACTTCCGAAGCTAACCAAACTGAGTACCCCGCCGGCCAGGATCCTGCCCGCTGGCGGGTACTTATCGTTTTGCTCACGGCACTCTTTATGTCGCTGCTGAGCGTATCCATCGTCAACGTGGCCCTGCCGTCTATTCAATCTGGCCTCGGAGCCTCTAATTCGGATGTGCAATGGGTACTCTCCGGCTATGCACTCACCTTCGGCGTTATCCTCGTTGCGGCCGGTCGCGCCGGAGATCTCGTCGGCCGCGGCGGAATCTTTTTAGCGGGCATCGCTATTTATTCCATCAGTGCTGCGGTCGCCGGCTTCGCTCCAAACGCTGAATCACTCAATGCCGCCCGCTTTATCCAAGGCGTAGGTGCCGGCCTACTCAACCCACAAGGCGTGGGCATGATCCAGCAGTACTTCCGCGGTGCCGAACGGGCCCGCGCCTTTGGATATTTTGGCTCCACGGTGGGGATAGCCGTAGCCATCGGGCCAGTGCTCGGCGGCCTGCTCATTCGCCTCGGCGGACCGGATCTGGGTTGGCGATTGACCATGCTGGTCAATTTCCCCGTCGGCCTAGTCGCTATCGTTTTGGGACTGACGTGGTTTCCACGGCCACTGTTTTCCCGGGTGCGCGATGAAGCAGGAAATAAGCTGGGTGTTTTCAAGACCTTGGCTACCCTTGATCCCATCGGCGCGCTGATCCTGGGTACCGCCGTGTGGGCCATCCTCTTCCCCTTCATGGAATCCTCTGGATCACCGGCCGTGTGGTGGCTTCTACTGCTAGGGGCCGTTCTGCTCGTAGCGTGGGTACAGTGGGAGCGCCACCACAAATCCACTGGCCATCCGCCGATGGTGGACCTCAATATCTTTTCCACCCCAAGCTTTCGCAATGGCACCATCATCGCCACCTTGTGGTTTATGGGCATTACCAGCATTTGGGTGCTCGTCGCGCTCTACTTCCAAAGCGGTCTCGGCCACTCCGCCCTCGCGGCCGGATCCGTAGGTATCCCCGCCGCCTTATTGAGCTCCATTTCCGCTACTCTGGCCGGCCGATCCGTTTCCGTTTATGGGCGCAAGGTCGTGGTACTTGGCATGCTGGTGACCATCTTCGGTCTAGTGGCCACAATTGCGCTTATCTGGGCCACTGAGCAATGGGGAGCTAGTGAATGGTGGATGGTTCTTTCGCTGTCCTTTGTTGGGGGCGGCCAAGGCTCGGTAATTTCCCCCAATCAAACGCTTACCTTGGCGCACGTTCCTCAAGCCTATGCCGGCTCTTCCGGCGCTGTGCTCCAGACCGGCCAGCGCATTGGCACTGCCGTTGGGCTTGCTGTTATCACGGCTATTGTGTTTGCTACCTTGCACGGTACCAGTGCGGACTGGCCGCTTTCCATCATCGCCGGCTTCGGCGTCATCCTGGCCATGTGTCTTGCATCCTTAGGATTCGCCATAGCGGACCAGCGCAGCTCCCAAGCCTAG
- a CDS encoding DciA family protein has protein sequence MSEDQGGVGKQRIDPVTQYFKLVRSTSKNPPKLTRPVPKMPVPSLENAQKQGYMGYQRGLPTGPDGRKKRRPLAVPSLGSQINREVVNRGWEHDLANGWVMGNWENLVGERIAAHTQPQRIKDKIVYVSCDNSTWATELRYLQRQILRKISDRLGPDVIVELRIHGPKQRRNYEGRQWVKPQGSQDTYG, from the coding sequence ATGAGTGAGGATCAAGGGGGCGTCGGCAAGCAGCGCATCGATCCTGTCACTCAGTACTTTAAGCTGGTGCGGTCCACCTCTAAGAATCCGCCGAAGCTGACCCGTCCAGTCCCCAAGATGCCGGTGCCCTCGCTAGAGAATGCACAAAAGCAGGGGTATATGGGCTATCAACGGGGCTTACCCACTGGCCCTGATGGCAGGAAAAAGCGGCGACCGCTGGCGGTGCCGAGCCTGGGATCCCAAATTAACCGCGAAGTTGTCAATCGTGGCTGGGAACATGACCTAGCCAATGGCTGGGTGATGGGCAATTGGGAGAACTTGGTGGGCGAGCGCATAGCCGCGCATACCCAGCCCCAGCGGATTAAGGACAAGATTGTTTATGTCTCCTGCGATAACTCCACCTGGGCTACGGAGCTGCGCTATCTGCAGCGGCAAATCCTGCGAAAAATCTCTGACCGTCTAGGTCCGGATGTCATTGTTGAACTGCGCATTCATGGGCCTAAGCAGCGGCGAAATTACGAGGGACGGCAGTGGGTTAAACCGCAAGGATCTCAAGATACCTATGGCTAA
- a CDS encoding cell filamentation protein Fic yields the protein MSTEQLCLLAQEFCARFNVRITNFAALAAAAAASTAKLEGIAIHDSHRDAAGSMAEVLARVPALSGHNAEFAKFSARVYLSVEEVA from the coding sequence ATGAGCACTGAGCAGCTCTGCCTCTTAGCGCAGGAGTTTTGCGCACGCTTTAACGTCCGCATCACCAACTTCGCCGCTCTTGCGGCCGCCGCAGCCGCCAGCACCGCCAAGTTAGAAGGAATAGCCATCCACGACAGCCACCGCGATGCCGCCGGTTCCATGGCGGAAGTCTTAGCTCGCGTGCCGGCGCTAAGCGGGCATAACGCAGAGTTCGCAAAGTTCAGCGCGCGCGTCTACCTTAGTGTTGAAGAAGTTGCCTAA
- the gyrB gene encoding DNA topoisomerase (ATP-hydrolyzing) subunit B, with translation MAEEHAYDAGSITILEGLEAVRKRPGMYIGSTGSRGLHHLIWEIVDNSVDEAMADYADKVTVKLLEDGGVEVIDNGRGIPVEMHASGAPTVQVVMTQLHAGGKFDSDSYAVSGGLHGVGISVVNALSTRVEAEIKRDGKHWYQNFQNAIPDDLVEGGNARGTGTKIRFWADPEVFETTEYDYDTISRRLQEMAFLNKGLTIELIDERVTEEQIELEEIADAESGETSTDETSFDDAPDAGDTFNEESGEAKEAAAEKKRRKKVTFHYPEGLTDYVKFLNKSKTSIHPSIVSFEAKGEDHEVEVALQWNQGYKQSVHTFANTINTHEGGTHEEGFRAALTSLMNRYAKEHKLIKEKDGNLSGDDCREGLAAVISVKVGDPQFEGQTKTKLGNSEIKGFVQRAVNEHVNDWFDANPAEAKAIINKAVSSAHARMAARKAREMVRRKSATDLGGLPGKLADCRSKDPKISELYIVEGDSAGGSAKGGRDSMFQAILPLRGKILNVEKARMDKVLKNAEVQAIITALGTGIHEEFDIKKLRYDKIVLMADADVDGQHIATLLLTLLFRFMPQLVEDGHVFLANPPLYKLKWSKGAPGYAFSDAERDKLLAEGLEQNRKINKDDGIQRYKGLGEMNAAELWETTLDPSTRILRRVDLEDAQRADELFSILMGDDVSARRSFITRRAKDVRFLDI, from the coding sequence GTGGCTGAAGAACACGCATATGATGCCGGGTCAATTACGATCTTGGAGGGCCTCGAGGCCGTCCGTAAGCGACCCGGCATGTACATTGGTTCAACCGGTTCGCGCGGCCTGCACCACCTCATTTGGGAGATCGTAGATAACTCCGTCGATGAGGCTATGGCCGACTACGCCGATAAGGTTACCGTCAAACTGCTGGAAGATGGCGGCGTCGAGGTCATCGATAATGGCCGCGGCATCCCGGTAGAAATGCACGCTTCTGGCGCGCCCACCGTCCAGGTGGTCATGACCCAGCTGCACGCCGGCGGTAAGTTCGACTCCGACTCCTATGCCGTATCTGGCGGCCTGCACGGCGTCGGCATTTCCGTGGTGAACGCGCTTTCTACTCGCGTAGAAGCGGAGATTAAGCGCGACGGTAAGCACTGGTATCAAAACTTCCAGAACGCCATCCCGGATGATCTTGTTGAGGGTGGCAACGCCCGTGGCACGGGTACCAAGATCCGTTTCTGGGCGGATCCGGAAGTATTTGAAACTACCGAGTACGATTACGACACCATTTCGCGCCGCCTGCAGGAAATGGCCTTCCTGAATAAGGGCTTGACCATTGAGCTCATTGATGAGCGCGTCACCGAAGAGCAGATTGAGCTAGAAGAAATCGCCGATGCAGAATCCGGCGAAACCAGTACGGATGAAACCTCTTTCGATGATGCTCCAGACGCCGGCGATACCTTCAATGAAGAATCCGGCGAGGCAAAGGAAGCTGCGGCAGAAAAGAAACGCCGCAAGAAGGTTACCTTCCACTACCCAGAGGGCTTGACCGATTACGTCAAGTTCCTTAATAAGTCCAAGACCTCGATCCATCCCAGCATCGTCTCTTTCGAGGCCAAGGGTGAAGATCATGAGGTAGAAGTGGCGTTGCAGTGGAATCAGGGCTATAAGCAGTCCGTTCACACCTTTGCCAATACCATCAACACCCACGAGGGCGGTACGCATGAAGAGGGCTTCCGCGCGGCCCTAACCTCCCTGATGAACCGCTATGCCAAGGAGCATAAGCTCATCAAGGAAAAGGACGGCAACCTCTCCGGCGATGACTGCCGTGAGGGCTTGGCCGCCGTCATTTCCGTCAAGGTGGGCGATCCGCAGTTCGAGGGCCAGACCAAGACCAAGCTGGGCAATTCGGAAATTAAGGGCTTTGTCCAGCGCGCGGTTAATGAGCACGTCAACGACTGGTTCGATGCCAACCCGGCAGAGGCTAAGGCGATTATCAATAAGGCCGTTTCCTCCGCGCATGCTCGCATGGCTGCCCGCAAGGCCCGCGAGATGGTGCGCCGCAAATCTGCCACTGACCTTGGCGGCCTGCCGGGCAAGCTCGCGGATTGCCGTTCGAAGGATCCGAAGATTTCCGAGCTCTACATCGTGGAGGGTGACTCCGCAGGTGGCTCCGCTAAGGGTGGCCGCGATTCCATGTTCCAGGCTATCTTGCCGCTGCGCGGCAAGATCTTGAACGTGGAGAAGGCCCGCATGGATAAGGTCCTCAAGAATGCCGAGGTTCAGGCGATCATTACCGCACTGGGCACCGGCATCCACGAGGAATTCGATATCAAGAAGCTGCGCTACGACAAGATCGTGCTCATGGCCGATGCCGACGTTGACGGCCAGCACATCGCCACGCTGCTATTGACCCTGCTTTTCCGCTTTATGCCGCAATTGGTTGAGGATGGCCACGTGTTCCTGGCTAACCCGCCGCTGTACAAGCTCAAGTGGTCCAAGGGTGCTCCGGGCTATGCTTTTTCCGACGCCGAGCGCGATAAGCTGCTCGCCGAGGGCTTGGAACAAAACCGCAAGATCAACAAGGATGATGGCATCCAGCGCTACAAGGGCTTGGGCGAGATGAACGCCGCTGAGCTGTGGGAGACCACGCTTGACCCGAGCACCCGTATCCTGCGGCGCGTGGACTTGGAGGACGCGCAGCGCGCCGACGAGCTCTTCTCCATCCTCATGGGTGATGATGTCTCGGCCCGCCGCTCCTTCATTACCCGCCGCGCGAAGGATGTTCGCTTCCTGGATATCTAA
- a CDS encoding DUF6918 family protein, with amino-acid sequence MAHLSELMSGPQRTAVVSDCGELVEGVVAKQSGITGMALKGAVAAAKKVDAAIITKALDRVLPDVLDALDPHWQDFASNPEQDFGSFLEPRSAEVSDSIMLVADKHAEQINSPALSKPYNSLRGKASKFLTPAVPDFGRVLQQHM; translated from the coding sequence ATGGCACATCTTTCTGAACTTATGTCGGGTCCGCAGCGCACTGCGGTAGTAAGCGATTGTGGCGAGTTGGTTGAGGGGGTCGTCGCCAAGCAATCGGGCATTACCGGTATGGCGCTCAAGGGTGCCGTCGCGGCCGCAAAGAAGGTTGATGCTGCCATCATCACCAAGGCGCTGGACCGCGTGCTGCCAGATGTCCTCGACGCCCTGGACCCGCACTGGCAAGACTTTGCTAGCAACCCCGAGCAGGATTTCGGTTCCTTCTTGGAGCCGCGCAGTGCCGAGGTGAGCGATTCCATCATGTTGGTAGCCGATAAGCACGCAGAGCAAATCAATTCCCCCGCGCTGTCCAAGCCTTATAACTCTCTGCGCGGCAAGGCCTCGAAATTCCTCACCCCCGCGGTCCCAGATTTCGGCCGCGTACTGCAACAGCATATGTAG
- the gyrA gene encoding DNA gyrase subunit A codes for MSDNNDDLFDRIFPIDINEEMESSYIDYAMSVIVGRALPEVRDGLKPVHRRILYAMFDSGYRPERGYVKSARPVSDTMGQFHPHGDSAIYDTLVRLAQSWNMRYPLVDGQGNFGSRGNDGPAAMRYTECKLTPLAMEMVRDIRENTVDFSPNYDGKTSEPDVLPSRVPNLLMNGSGGIAVGMATNIPPHNLNELAAAIYWMLDHPDADEETALEACMERVKGPDFPTAGLIVGDQGIKDAYTTGRGSIRMRGVTSIEESGSRQTIVITELPFQVNPDNLISNIAESVANGKIAGISKIEDESSDRVGMRIVVTLKRDAVARVVLNNLYKHSQLQTSFGANMLSIVDGVPRTLRLDQMLRYYVEHQIEVIVRRTQYRLNEAEKRAHILRGMVKALDMLDEVIALIRRSPTVDEAREGLKELLDVDDIQADAILAMQLRKLAALERQKIIDELAEIEREIADLKDILAREERQRQIVHDELAEIVDKYGDERRTEIIPATGDVTDEDLIARENVVVTITSTGYAKRTKVDSYKAQKRGGKGVRGAELKQDDIVKNFFVCSTHDWILFFTNFGRVYRLKAYELPEGGRAARGQHVANLLEFQPEEKIAQVIQIQSYEDAPYLVLATQQGRVKKSRLTDYESARSAGLIAINLNEGDALIGAQLVSEGDDILLTSEQGQAIRFTADDDQLRPMGRATAGVKGMRFRGDDQLLSMSVVHDGEFLLVATSGGYGKRTAIEEYTPQGRGGLGVMTFKYTPKRGKLIGAISVDEDDEIFAITSAGGVIRTEVEQIRPSSRATMGVRLVNLGDEVELLAIDRNVEEDGEEDAQAVAKGEKTVDEVQQEHKAGDASKDEE; via the coding sequence ATGAGTGACAATAACGACGATCTTTTTGATCGCATATTTCCCATTGACATTAATGAGGAGATGGAGTCGAGTTATATCGACTATGCCATGTCCGTCATCGTTGGCCGCGCTCTGCCGGAGGTGCGCGATGGCCTGAAGCCGGTGCACCGCCGCATCCTCTACGCGATGTTCGATTCCGGTTACCGCCCGGAGCGCGGCTATGTGAAGTCCGCCCGCCCAGTCTCGGACACCATGGGTCAATTCCACCCGCACGGTGACTCCGCGATTTATGACACCTTGGTGCGTTTGGCCCAGTCCTGGAACATGCGCTACCCACTGGTGGATGGCCAAGGTAACTTCGGTTCCCGCGGCAATGATGGCCCGGCAGCAATGCGTTATACGGAGTGCAAGCTCACCCCGTTGGCCATGGAGATGGTGCGCGATATCCGCGAAAACACCGTAGATTTCTCGCCCAACTACGATGGCAAAACCAGCGAGCCAGACGTCTTGCCGTCCCGTGTTCCGAACCTGCTCATGAACGGTTCTGGCGGTATTGCCGTGGGCATGGCCACCAATATTCCGCCACATAACCTCAACGAGCTGGCCGCGGCCATCTACTGGATGCTGGATCACCCGGATGCAGACGAAGAGACTGCGCTGGAAGCCTGCATGGAACGCGTCAAGGGCCCGGATTTCCCCACCGCCGGTCTAATCGTGGGCGATCAAGGCATCAAGGATGCCTACACCACCGGCCGTGGTTCCATCCGGATGCGCGGTGTGACCTCCATCGAGGAGTCTGGATCTCGCCAGACCATCGTAATTACCGAGCTGCCATTCCAGGTCAACCCGGATAACCTCATTTCCAATATCGCGGAATCCGTGGCCAACGGAAAGATTGCGGGCATCTCCAAGATTGAGGATGAGTCCTCCGACCGCGTTGGCATGCGCATCGTAGTCACCCTGAAGCGCGATGCCGTGGCCCGCGTGGTGCTCAATAACCTCTACAAGCACTCCCAGCTGCAGACGTCCTTCGGCGCGAATATGCTCTCCATTGTTGACGGCGTGCCGCGCACCCTCCGCTTGGATCAGATGCTGCGCTACTACGTGGAGCATCAGATTGAGGTCATCGTTCGCCGTACCCAGTACCGCCTGAATGAGGCCGAAAAGCGCGCCCACATCTTGCGCGGTATGGTAAAAGCCCTGGATATGCTGGATGAGGTTATTGCCCTCATCCGCCGTTCGCCCACCGTGGACGAAGCGCGCGAGGGCTTGAAGGAGCTTCTCGACGTCGACGATATCCAGGCCGATGCCATCCTGGCCATGCAGCTGCGCAAGCTGGCCGCCTTGGAGCGCCAGAAGATCATCGACGAGTTGGCCGAGATCGAGCGCGAGATTGCTGATCTGAAGGACATCCTCGCCCGCGAGGAGCGTCAGCGCCAGATCGTTCACGATGAGCTGGCAGAGATCGTCGATAAGTATGGCGATGAACGCCGCACCGAAATCATCCCGGCGACCGGCGATGTCACCGATGAGGACCTCATTGCCCGCGAGAACGTCGTGGTTACCATTACCTCTACTGGTTACGCCAAGCGCACCAAGGTGGATTCCTATAAGGCGCAAAAGCGCGGTGGCAAGGGCGTGCGTGGCGCCGAGCTGAAGCAGGACGATATTGTGAAGAACTTCTTCGTCTGTTCCACGCACGACTGGATTTTGTTCTTTACCAACTTCGGCCGTGTTTACCGCCTCAAGGCTTACGAGTTGCCAGAGGGCGGTCGCGCTGCTCGCGGCCAGCATGTGGCTAACCTGCTGGAATTCCAACCAGAAGAAAAGATTGCTCAGGTCATCCAGATCCAATCTTATGAGGATGCTCCTTACCTGGTTCTCGCCACCCAGCAGGGCCGTGTGAAGAAGTCCCGCCTGACCGATTACGAGTCCGCGCGTTCCGCTGGCCTTATCGCCATCAACCTCAATGAGGGCGATGCGCTCATTGGTGCACAGCTCGTCTCCGAAGGCGATGACATCTTGCTTACCTCCGAGCAGGGCCAGGCTATCCGCTTTACTGCCGACGACGACCAGCTGCGCCCCATGGGCCGCGCCACCGCCGGTGTGAAGGGAATGCGCTTCCGCGGCGATGACCAGCTGCTATCCATGTCCGTGGTCCACGATGGCGAGTTCCTCTTGGTCGCCACCTCTGGCGGCTACGGCAAGCGCACTGCCATCGAGGAATATACCCCGCAGGGTCGCGGCGGCTTGGGCGTTATGACCTTTAAGTACACCCCGAAGCGCGGCAAGCTCATTGGCGCTATTTCTGTGGACGAAGATGATGAGATCTTCGCTATCACCTCTGCCGGTGGGGTCATCCGCACCGAGGTGGAGCAGATTCGTCCATCCTCCCGTGCAACCATGGGCGTGCGCTTGGTGAACTTGGGTGACGAAGTCGAACTGCTTGCCATCGACCGGAACGTGGAAGAAGATGGTGAGGAAGACGCTCAGGCTGTGGCCAAGGGCGAAAAGACCGTGGATGAGGTCCAGCAGGAGCACAAGGCTGGCGATGCTTCCAAGGATGAGGAGTAA
- the dnaN gene encoding DNA polymerase III subunit beta, with the protein MDEAVSFRVAKDDLANAVAWVARSLPSKVTQPVLRAMLITADDNGLEFTGFDYEVSTRVRIAGMVDEPGQIAVAGKLLSDIVASLPNKEVEISQVDSKALVTCGSSRFELPLIPLDDYPQLPVLPEVTGTIQPQLFVEAIHQVAAAAGKDDTLPMLTGVHMDIHGKDIEMTATDRFRLAMRTLEWEPKSPDVKAKLLVPAKTLQETGRSLDPHLNIPVEIAVGTDDSIGADGLFGLHADNRETTTRMLDADFPNVQPLLPKTHTNIASIEVAPLQEAIRRVSLLTDRNAQIRMEFADGQVTLSAGADAGNATETLPCAFHGRDEFLIAFNPGYLKDGLAVINTDRVVFGFTEPSRPAIMIPEPEELPEADEDGNFPTPETNFTYLLMPVRLPG; encoded by the coding sequence ATGGATGAAGCCGTGTCATTTCGCGTTGCCAAAGATGACCTTGCCAACGCCGTAGCGTGGGTTGCTCGCAGCCTGCCTTCCAAGGTCACCCAGCCCGTGCTGCGCGCGATGCTGATCACCGCGGATGACAATGGTCTTGAGTTCACCGGCTTCGACTACGAGGTCTCGACTCGCGTGCGGATCGCCGGCATGGTGGATGAGCCGGGACAGATTGCCGTTGCCGGCAAGCTCCTTTCTGACATTGTGGCGTCCCTGCCTAATAAGGAAGTGGAGATCTCCCAGGTAGATTCCAAGGCACTGGTAACGTGTGGTTCCTCACGCTTTGAGTTGCCGCTGATTCCGCTGGATGATTACCCCCAGCTTCCGGTTCTGCCTGAGGTTACCGGCACGATTCAGCCCCAGCTTTTCGTCGAAGCTATTCACCAGGTTGCTGCTGCAGCTGGCAAAGATGACACCCTGCCCATGCTCACCGGTGTGCATATGGATATTCATGGCAAGGACATCGAAATGACGGCAACCGACCGTTTCCGCCTGGCCATGCGCACCTTGGAGTGGGAGCCGAAGTCCCCTGATGTGAAAGCCAAGCTTTTGGTCCCGGCGAAAACTTTGCAGGAGACCGGCCGTTCCTTGGATCCGCATTTGAACATTCCAGTGGAGATCGCCGTTGGCACCGATGACAGTATTGGAGCCGATGGCCTCTTTGGTCTGCACGCGGATAATCGCGAAACCACCACGCGCATGTTGGATGCGGACTTTCCCAATGTGCAGCCGCTGCTGCCGAAGACCCACACCAATATTGCTTCCATTGAGGTAGCGCCACTGCAGGAGGCAATCCGTCGCGTCTCGTTGCTGACGGACCGTAATGCGCAGATTCGCATGGAATTCGCCGATGGTCAGGTAACCTTGTCCGCCGGTGCGGATGCCGGTAATGCGACCGAGACCTTACCGTGCGCATTCCATGGTCGCGATGAATTCCTCATCGCCTTCAATCCGGGCTACCTCAAAGATGGTTTGGCCGTCATTAACACCGATCGCGTGGTCTTCGGCTTTACGGAGCCTTCTCGCCCCGCAATCATGATCCCAGAACCGGAAGAGCTGCCTGAGGCCGATGAAGATGGCAACTTCCCCACGCCGGAGACCAACTTCACCTACCTGCTGATGCCGGTTCGCCTGCCGGGCTAA
- a CDS encoding CopG family transcriptional regulator, giving the protein MAMTLRLTDEQDHALTLLASAQGTSKHEAVVRAVVSAAARTLADAHVQSTARALLPGRAELETEIRRARPAQP; this is encoded by the coding sequence ATGGCAATGACATTGCGGCTCACAGACGAGCAGGATCACGCCCTTACCTTGTTGGCTTCCGCGCAGGGCACCTCCAAGCACGAGGCGGTGGTGCGCGCCGTTGTTTCAGCGGCAGCCCGCACGCTTGCCGACGCCCACGTGCAATCCACCGCCCGCGCCCTCCTCCCCGGCCGCGCTGAACTAGAGACGGAAATCCGCCGGGCTCGGCCGGCGCAGCCTTAG